A stretch of DNA from Agelaius phoeniceus isolate bAgePho1 chromosome 4, bAgePho1.hap1, whole genome shotgun sequence:
AACCTGAGTTCAGCTTCTGATGCAGGTCCAACTGCAGAACTAGTCTATTCCTGCAGCAACAAGTCACTGGCCATTGTACAAAACTGCTTCTGTATgccaaagccaggctgcagcttctGGGGAGGCAGtaggtgctgcctgcagcatgGGCACCCCTGGGGACAAATCCCTACGGCGGCACTGAGGAGCCCTGTGTGCACTCGTGGCTGGTGCAGGGACACAAGAGCTCCATCATCCACATCCCCAGGGGGTGCTCTGCTGTGTCAGGAAACTGGCATGGAcagagccctggcactgccaggggccaGGTCCCACTCCTACAGGGCACTTAGCCCAGTCCTGTGTGCGTCAGCCCCCCAGGCATCTGGCAAAggctcttctccaggagccAGGGCACATGGGCTGGCTGCCCTGTGGGGTGGCATCTGACTGCCACTCCCTGGCCAGTGGCTAGGGTCAGTTTCCTGCTGGCTCCAGGATTTGTTCCTGCTTGAGGCTGAATGCTGATGGCTGAAACATTTCTGCTGCTAACGTGGGCATTGTGCCAGCTcccagggtttgggttagggcaGAATGGAGAGTGggatgggagctgctgccaccaccacaACAGTGACTGcctgagccaggctggctgcagcagtgggaaCCTTTCTTGGCAAGGGTGTAGGTGACCAGCAATGCCACCAAAAGTATAGGTGGAGAGAAGGAGGGTTTGTACATTGTCCACACCCTTGTAGCACTTCTTTGTAATGGAGTAGGGCTCAAAGGGACCTGTGCAAGCAGTGCATGGAAAaacatacatatttttttcttttttgccatacgtatttcttctcttttgtgCTTGCACAGGTTTAGCTCAGAGGGGCTGAGGTTGAAACCCAAAAAGCAAGTGTCAGAAGACACAGCATGGTGAGGCTCTCAGTTTGGCCAACACTGCCCTTCTATGCCAAAGGGCCGGGACCAGGCCTGGCTCTGGATCTTGCCCTTccatttctgcagccctgccagctttCCCATGTTGGTCACAGTGAGCAAGCCAAGACCCACTGCACACCCTCTTATCAATAACCAAGCTGGATATGTGCCACACTAAGATCTGCACTAATCATTGAGCAATTTTGCCTTCAGAACAGATATTTATAAACTGTGCTTTCTGTTTATCCAGCCAGGTGGAACATTTGATAGCTGTCTTTTaccacaaacacatttttagcTGGAAATTACTCCCCCTGGTTATCTGTGagcactgccagagctgacaaatgtccctgggcaggagctgatTGGCTCTGTGCACCCGGGGCCAACTTTAAATTTCAGCAAAGTGGGCACAGGCTCCACAGTCTGCCTTTGGGACCTGCCTCCAACAGGAAAAGGTAATCTTCTTACCTAGCTTCCTGCCCTCTCTCTCCCTAGCCcttcagctctgctgtccctgagcagggattctcCTGCTTTCACTCTGGGCAAGCCacagtggggatggggacatCCTGATCCTTGGCTGTGCACATCTCTTGAGCTTACGTTGCTTTTGTACTGCTGATCTTTGTGCATGTATTTCCTTCTGGTGTTCCCTGTAGCAATACTGGTATGGCTTCAGTCTCTGGGATGGACCTGCGAGCCCAAGCAAGGGTGGTTGGGTGAAATGAAAATTGGCCAATGGAGATAttgcctgctgctgccatttATCAGTGCTGTGAAAGCCTAAAGCCTGATGGTTTCTTGATTCGAATTTATGAACAGCTTAACTTGCAGCAACTTTAGGGGACCATTTATTACAAATATCCACCCAAACTGCTTTGACAGAGGAAGTTAGGCAGTTTTAATAGCCAGTGTCAGAGCTCCCACttggagctgctggctgtgccctaAGCACATGGTGAGAGCATTGCCCTTGTTGCGAGGGATGCAAAGAGGCAGGACAATGCCAAGGACCACCACAAAGCCTGGGAAAAAACAGGGTGACTGCAAAACCCTGCTGCCATGGGAGCTTTGGGATAGCAGGAGCTTTTAGGTTGCTGCTAACCAGGATTATTGAGGACCACAAGTCCCAGGAATACAAACTGCAGCAATGCTTCACTTTGTACCTCCAGGAGCAGCCCAAGATGCAAACATCCCTTGCctgtctgtgcctgtgcctgctcagcacagccttcACCACACCTGTAAGTATGGCTTTTCCTGGGTTCTCAGCTACTGCTGGAAGCATGAGATGTGCTATCCGGTGCATCCTGGCCTGCTTTCAGCAGTGGGAAAACATAGGTTGTAGTTGTGTACACCACCTCTGGTGCTTGGGGAATGAAGTAAGGTAAACAGCAGAGGTGatcccagaagaaaaaatatatattagcACTGAGGTGGCTGAGCATGTTCCTTCAGTTTAGCAATCAGGGCACTGCACAAGTGTCCATCTGGGTGGCTGTACCTCCTGGATTTCTGTGGATCTGGGATCTGCCTGGTGCTTTTGGCCTGCAAACAACCTGAATGAAGCCACAGGCAGGGAGGTGCGGGAAGGATGCTCATTTTACCTGTGTGGGGAACAGTGGTCAGAGGGGCACCCACAATTATTTTCCAGCTCTCCTAATTTGAAATATTGAGAGATTTAACTAAAACTTGGGCAAGCTAAGATGAATATAATAGGAGCCATTTTTGTCTTGCATAACTGTTGTTCAGCTTACTAAATACACAGCTAGAGTGAAAGTCTGCTCTTAGAAAAGGCTTGCTTTTTTGTCAGGGTAAGGAGGAGGGAAATCCCATCTTCCCTGAGATGGCCCCTCCCATGTGTCTTTTACCCCATAGAGCAAGCTCTTACAACCTGGTCTGtagcagagcagcccaggggaAGGCAATAAATCAGCACAGATTTGCTTTTCAGATAGGAGCACATATGGGAGTTAATGCTATGCTGTGTGACCAGAGCTGTAATCTGGCCTTTAACACTGTTCACAAACAATGAAACGACCTGGGGATATTCTATACCTTGGGGTGTGTTTCTGCCCTTTCAGCTGGGCTTGGATGTTTCAGGGACTAATTTTTCTGAAATCAAAGAGGACTCTCCTCCATGGGGCTGTCTCTCACTCTGGCATGTAAGGGATGCCTGAAATGACTTTGTGGGGCTCACAGGATGCTCCCACTAGTAGGTTCCCCAACCCTGAGGGATCCACTAGCCAATACCCACCAAAAGATGCCAGGATAATCAGGGAGAGCTGGAAACCTGCAACCTACTAAGCAGTAGCTTAGTAAACACTGGAAATTCCACTGTTTAAGCTACTGTTTGTAGCCAGTTAACCAGCTCCAGACTCATCACAGGCAGATCCAAGCAGTAAGCTGGAGCATTCCTTTGTGAGCAATGATGCTGTGTATTAAAAATGCTCTATGGTAAAATTCTCTGCAGCAGTCTCCAGGAAAAGGTTATTTGTTATTTATCAACAACACCATATGAAAGCTAGCATGCAATACAATCATGCTGGAGCTAAATTCACAAAACTTTTCAGACCCTGGAAAAGGGATTTTGACCTTTCCTACTACTGCTGTCTTTAAGTCAGCACCCCAGCTAGTGCCTGGGAATTTGGTGGCTAATCAATGCAGTtttcccacccttccctgaaggTGGGAAAGGGTGGGTGGTCAGCAGTTGGCACTGGCAGCTGCCTGTATGCTGAGGCAGTGTTTGATGCCTCAGCTCttccctgtgttttgctgcCCACAGGTGCCACCGCCGCTGCCCGAGAGAGCTGCTGGGAACTGTGTGGGACAACACCGGGTATGTATCCTTCTGCCACCTCCTGGGGCCTcagtgggtgctggggggactCTACTGCAGTGCCAGACGCAGAAAGGGAAACTCCTACCAATGCAATTAATAAGAAAATTGTGGGGTTTGGTTATTTTCTTCCCCACCAGATATTTCTGAAAAGCTGCAATGCCAAGCATGGCTTCTACATTTTCAAATATGTCTACTCATTCTCAACGCGGAGGAACCAGACACAGATAAAGGTAAGGAGGTAGCCAGGGGACACTGCGGGACCCTGGCCTGCCTGTGGTACCTCCAGCAGCAGTCCATCACCCTGACGTCTCCCTTGTGTGTACTACACAGAAAGAAGAGGCTGACCACCAGAGTACCATCCCCAGCCACCGGCTGGATGAGGGCAATGCCAGGAGGGAGCCACCAGCTGGGtcagctgggacagccccagagcGCAGTGACAACAGCAGCAGTGAAGTAATTGAGTATGGGATTGTCTTCAATCCTGAAAACCGCAGCACCCCGGACATCAGCAGGGATGGTCCCAGTCCTCACCCTGGCACTGGCATGCATGCACGTGGTAGTGGTGGTGGCATGGGTCCCACCCCATCCAGCTCAGAGGGCAGCGGTGATCTGGATTTGGTGCTGGAAGTTGATGGCGGTGTTCCCATTCTTCCTCAGGGTGAACGCCCCAGCGAGGTTGTGGTAGGGAACAGGTCCAAGGTCAGGAGTGAGAATAAGGATGATGGTGCCCCCAGGGTGGTTCCGGTGGGGGGAGCCATGACTGCGGGGAGGGGGAGGGCCCCTACTACCAGAGGGGCAGGGGATGAGGGCAGTGGAGAGGCCACTGTCTCTGGCCAAGGGCAGGAGAGTGTTAAGCAGGGTACAGGGACAGGAGACATTGCTTTGTCCTCTGTCACTGAGAAGATGGAGGATGTCCAAGTGGATGCTGCAGGTGTGGATGAATACGCTTATGTCCCCGATTCAGGCAGCGTCACCATCACCCACGGGAGCCTGGGCAGCACAgacagggccaatggcttcacCCAGGTCTCTCCAGGCAAGGATGATGAGGTAAACATATTCATTGGGAGGGCCAACATCCATATGGGGGAGCAGGTAACCACCCAGGCTGGTGTCACAGTGAGTAGGGAGAATGACAGGATCCCCtctgtgggaagcagcaggcCCCTCCACAGGCTGGACGTCACCGTGGCACCCAGTGGAGATGAAGATGACAGCATGCCTACCCGCAGGCAGCCTGAAAGACTGGCCACCACAGCCACCCCAACCCATGGGGACAGCATTACCAGCAGCCTCAGGGACAGCCGTCTCACTGGAGAGGATGAGGAAGGTGCCACCACCATTGGTATTGATAGAGGACTGGTAACCCCTGTTCCCTGGAGAGTCACTAGTGGTGACATTACCAGCCCCACAGTGGCCAGCATCCATGGGAAAGATGATGATGAGGTGAGAGGAGAGGGGCAGAAGTCCAAGGGGAAGCAGCCAGACCATGTGGCTACCACGACCCCTCACCACAGGGATGACATGGAGGCCACTATCACAGTCCCAGCCAAGGGGGGCAGCATCCACCCAGCCGCTACCGAGAGGGACCGCACCACCCCGTCAGTGACAGCCAGCAGCCGCAAGGCAGGCATGGGCACTGTGCTCGGCAGAAGAGGCAGTGGGGAAGTGGGGACAGCCACCTCCACACCCTCCCATGTGGAGGCACGGCCCGGGGCAGGGATGAGGGTCCgtccagggggagcagggctggacaaGACACCCAGGATGGACAAAACACCACTCCCAACTGGGAAACCCAGTGGCTGGGTGTCGAGCGGGGCCCAGAAAAGTGTTGGCAGCTATGATGGCGATGCTGGGGGCAGATCTCATGCTGTCAAAGCAGGAGCCAGCCCCGCTCCACAGGCAGGGCAAGCCACGggcagcatggcagcaggcaggggccGGGAGTGGGGGCGAGGTGCAGAGAgtgggacagcagggctgggggccggGGGTGGCCGCCTGCCTGGGCACCATGGCAGGAGGCTGGGGGCTGGGGTGCCGGGCACCATTGCAACACTGGGCCGCAGCCGGCAGCTGGACCAGGTGAAACGTGCTGACGAGCTCCATGTCCGTGAGCGGGCCTTTTACAGCCttggcggggcgggcggcggccccCACGGCCCCTATCCCGGCCTCGGGAGTGCTGACAGCAGCCAGTCCTCCGAGGGGGACCAGGGCAGCCACAGTGAGAGTGGACAGACGGGACTGCAGCCCTCAGGGTGGGGATCCCCAGGGTACCCCCAAGGCCACTGGATCCAGGGGCCCCTCTGAGGCGTGCCCAGTATCCACCCCGGTAGGCTCCAGCGGTGGAGTTGGGGGGTAACTCACCGTGTTTTCCCCCTTGGCATCCCCCCTGCGGGCTCTGCTCTTGCCTGGGTGAGGGGCAGGTTGCTGGGGGGCACACAGTGCTTCACAGCCCAGGAGCCAAAAAATCACTGGTTCATGCAATCTGCTGTTcttctgggggaggctgcgcatggcacagcagcaggaatgcacGGGTGTGCTGTGCTGGACAGCCAGGGAACAGCAGCTATGCTACAGGGCATAGGGTAGCGATCTTTGTGCACTGATGCGAAGCAACTCAAGAAGCAGTGAGAAAAAGCCTCTGTCCTCGCAGTTTCACTTCAGCCTACTGGAGAAATAAAGGCATTTCTGTACCTGTGGATCTGCTGACTCTGGTGTTTGGAATGGGACTTCAGGCAGTCACTGCCACAAGCAGCGTGCTGGGGGTGGGCTGGTCCctgggcataaggggatttctGGCCCCAGCACATCCCCTGCCATTTCTAGTGGGACTGCAATTTAGCCAACAAGCCCTACACATCACTCCCTTGGGATACCAGATCCTGCCCAGGGCCACCAGCGTCCCTGGGCTTGCTAGGCAGGCCCACAGAGCATCTTCCCCCTCAGTTCATCCACCTCCCCCAGCAAGAAGTCCCCATCATGCCCTCCTGATGGTACATTTCCTGGCCACACTGTCCTTCCAGGAGCACCATAACACTCTGACTGTGCCACCACCACTCCTGCCACTGGCCCCTGCacacaggccaggctgggcttcGACACACGGGAGCCATGCCCTCAGTGTTAATCAAAGTTAATCACCGTTTATGCAATTGCAGGTTGCTTTTTCTGTCTGAGAAGCTGCtaaaacagaatcacagaatttctaggttggaagagaccttcaagatcattgagtcctacccatgttctaacacctcaactagatcatggcaccaagtgccacatccagtctttttttaaacacatcaagggatggtgacttcaccacctccctgggtagatgattccagtatttgaccactctttctgtgaaaact
This window harbors:
- the LOC129120817 gene encoding ovocleidin-116, which produces MQTSLACLCLCLLSTAFTTPVPPPLPERAAGNCVGQHRIFLKSCNAKHGFYIFKYVYSFSTRRNQTQIKKEEADHQSTIPSHRLDEGNARREPPAGSAGTAPERSDNSSSEVIEYGIVFNPENRSTPDISRDGPSPHPGTGMHARGSGGGMGPTPSSSEGSGDLDLVLEVDGGVPILPQGERPSEVVVGNRSKVRSENKDDGAPRVVPVGGAMTAGRGRAPTTRGAGDEGSGEATVSGQGQESVKQGTGTGDIALSSVTEKMEDVQVDAAGVDEYAYVPDSGSVTITHGSLGSTDRANGFTQVSPGKDDEVNIFIGRANIHMGEQVTTQAGVTVSRENDRIPSVGSSRPLHRLDVTVAPSGDEDDSMPTRRQPERLATTATPTHGDSITSSLRDSRLTGEDEEGATTIGIDRGLVTPVPWRVTSGDITSPTVASIHGKDDDEVRGEGQKSKGKQPDHVATTTPHHRDDMEATITVPAKGGSIHPAATERDRTTPSVTASSRKAGMGTVLGRRGSGEVGTATSTPSHVEARPGAGMRVRPGGAGLDKTPRMDKTPLPTGKPSGWVSSGAQKSVGSYDGDAGGRSHAVKAGASPAPQAGQATGSMAAGRGREWGRGAESGTAGLGAGGGRLPGHHGRRLGAGVPGTIATLGRSRQLDQVKRADELHVRERAFYSLGGAGGGPHGPYPGLGSADSSQSSEGDQGSHSESGQTGLQPSGWGSPGYPQGHWIQGPL